In Kiloniellales bacterium, the genomic window ACGACTCCCGGCGCTTCCTGCCGCCGGAGATCGCCGGCGAGTCGGCGGCTTTCATGATGATGAACCGCAACAAGCGCGGCATCGCCCTCGACCTCAAGTCCGATGCGGGGAAAGCTGTGCTGCGCCGCCTGCTGGCGCGCGCCGACGTGGTGATCGAGAACTACCGCAAGGGCACCATGGAACGCCTCGGCCTCGGCTACGAGGCCCTGAGCGCCGAGAACCCCGGGCTGATCTACTGCGAGATCTCCGGCTTCGGGCGCAGCGGCCCCTACGCGGCGCGCGGCGGCTTCGACCTGATCGCCCAAGGCATGAGCGGGCTCATGAGCATCACCGGCGAGGGGCCGGACCGGCCGCCGGTCAAGGTCGGCGCGCCGGTGACCGACATCACGGCGGGCATCCTGGGCGCGCTCGGCGTGGTTTCCGCCGTGGTCGAGCGGGCCGCCAGCGGGCGCGGCCAGCGGGTCGACACCTCGCTGTTCGAGGCCGGCATCGTCCACACCTACTGGCAGTCGGCGATCGCGCTTGCGACCGGGCGCGCGCCCGGACCCATGGGCTCGGCTCATCCGCTCAACGCGCCCTACCAGGCACTCAAGACGGCGGACGGCTGGATCAATATCGGCGCCGCGAACCAGGCCAACTGGCTGCGTCTGCTGGAGGTGATCGAGGCGCCCGAGCTGGCCGACGACCCGCGCTTCGCGGACAACGAAGCCCGCATGACCCATCTCCCCGATCTGGTCGCGCTGCTCGAAGCGCGGTTCCTTCGCCGCGGCACGGCGGCCTGGCTCGAGCTCCTGGAGTCCGCCGGCGTGCCGGCCGGTCCCGTGCTCGACATTGCGGCCATGCACGCCGACCCCCAGACCCGCGCTCGCG contains:
- a CDS encoding CoA transferase yields the protein MGEAQGPLKGLTVVELAHIMAGPVCGLMLADLGADVIKVEKVPGGDDSRRFLPPEIAGESAAFMMMNRNKRGIALDLKSDAGKAVLRRLLARADVVIENYRKGTMERLGLGYEALSAENPGLIYCEISGFGRSGPYAARGGFDLIAQGMSGLMSITGEGPDRPPVKVGAPVTDITAGILGALGVVSAVVERAASGRGQRVDTSLFEAGIVHTYWQSAIALATGRAPGPMGSAHPLNAPYQALKTADGWINIGAANQANWLRLLEVIEAPELADDPRFADNEARMTHLPDLVALLEARFLRRGTAAWLELLESAGVPAGPVLDIAAMHADPQTRAREMVTTVAHGRLGPVETLGLPIKLSETPGKVARGAPTYGEHTREVLAEFGYGAAEIDALIAAGAAR